The Candidatus Manganitrophus noduliformans genome includes a window with the following:
- a CDS encoding outer membrane lipoprotein-sorting protein: MTQTVRGILLFVFIFSFSSVAAEETSPPPAPSAEAILKASMERMYHLKDQTSKVTFRVVPPDGKEKKTVFRLYWKNYFGKDNLNSKSLLVTESPANNKGEKFLLWERPEEKQADIWLYLPELRQVRRIQAGGHQHDKEDDSDLLFEDMHQRPIEKDEHQLMNEEEVRGEVCYVIESRLKEHPAYGKKILYISKNEGTIRKIDYFSDEGALLKTQWIDWQRIGESFVWKVSQIVDAASSRKTVVELSEVKVNVGLRDDQFSERALR, translated from the coding sequence ATGACCCAAACAGTCCGTGGAATACTTTTATTCGTATTTATTTTTTCTTTTTCCTCCGTCGCAGCCGAGGAGACTTCCCCTCCGCCGGCTCCCTCGGCCGAAGCGATCCTCAAAGCGTCCATGGAGCGGATGTATCATCTGAAAGATCAGACCTCCAAGGTCACTTTCCGCGTCGTCCCTCCCGATGGAAAAGAAAAGAAGACCGTCTTTCGGCTTTACTGGAAGAACTATTTCGGAAAAGATAATTTAAACAGCAAATCGCTCCTGGTGACGGAGTCGCCGGCCAATAACAAAGGGGAGAAGTTCCTCCTCTGGGAGCGGCCCGAAGAGAAGCAGGCAGACATCTGGCTCTATCTTCCGGAGCTTCGCCAGGTGCGGCGAATCCAGGCGGGGGGACATCAGCACGATAAAGAAGACGACTCGGACCTGCTCTTCGAAGATATGCACCAGCGCCCCATTGAAAAAGACGAACATCAGTTGATGAACGAGGAGGAAGTGCGGGGGGAGGTGTGCTATGTCATCGAGAGCCGGCTGAAAGAGCATCCCGCTTACGGCAAAAAAATCCTCTATATCTCTAAAAACGAAGGGACGATTCGAAAGATCGATTATTTCTCCGACGAGGGAGCCCTGTTGAAGACCCAATGGATCGATTGGCAGCGGATCGGCGAGAGCTTTGTTTGGAAGGTTTCCCAAATAGTGGATGCAGCGTCTTCCCGCAAAACCGTCGTGGAGCTCAGCGAGGTGAAGGTCAATGTCGGCTTAAGAGACGATCAATTCTCCGAGCGGGCGCTCCGCTAA